In one window of Candidatus Kaelpia imicola DNA:
- a CDS encoding sensor domain-containing diguanylate cyclase, translating into MEIKFKNRAIFSALLISTLIFTSITSVGSSASHNQSLRRAKTPSSNFYPELSIPIIETDNDGIVIEANESALSIFGTDIIGQNIATAFSIESTPRSDFVYEIDTQVFKLISNINPDGITWTGFNITEDYYDKLTKVAYRKDYYPVRLREAISFSTHDGPLSVIMIDGDYIKDINDNFGHLEGDRAIAFMAETVKDCLRESDLLFHFGGDEFSVILPATSEDEAQIVADRINQAFRDNPIVINGKEYIITVSLGFTTFNPNEDTIARIKIGLELVNSITNTADKALYNAKESGKNCNSYLELELEDLL; encoded by the coding sequence ATGGAAATTAAATTTAAAAATAGGGCTATTTTTTCGGCATTATTGATATCTACGCTTATATTTACATCTATAACATCTGTAGGTTCATCAGCTTCTCATAACCAATCTCTGCGCAGAGCAAAGACTCCTTCCAGCAATTTCTATCCAGAACTATCTATACCTATAATTGAGACCGACAATGATGGAATAGTGATAGAGGCAAACGAATCAGCCCTATCAATCTTCGGAACAGATATCATAGGTCAAAATATTGCAACTGCATTTAGCATAGAGAGTACTCCTAGATCCGATTTTGTATATGAAATAGATACTCAGGTATTCAAACTGATATCCAACATAAACCCTGACGGAATAACATGGACTGGATTTAATATAACAGAAGACTACTATGATAAATTGACTAAAGTCGCTTATAGAAAAGATTACTATCCGGTTAGATTAAGAGAAGCTATATCTTTCTCAACACACGATGGTCCACTCTCTGTTATTATGATAGATGGTGATTATATAAAAGACATCAATGACAATTTTGGTCACCTTGAAGGTGATAGAGCAATAGCGTTTATGGCAGAGACGGTAAAAGATTGCCTAAGAGAGAGCGATCTCTTATTCCACTTTGGCGGCGATGAATTCTCTGTTATCCTTCCCGCTACCTCAGAAGATGAAGCTCAGATTGTAGCCGATAGAATAAACCAAGCTTTTAGAGATAATCCTATAGTGATAAACGGAAAAGAATATATTATTACAGTAAGCTTAGGGTTTACTACTTTCAATCCTAACGAAGATACAATTGCAAGAATAAAAATAGGACTCGAACTAGTGAACAGTATAACTAATACTGCAGATAAGGCACTCTACAATGCAAAAGAAAGCGGTAAAAATTGCAATAGCTATCTAGAATTAGAATTAGAAGATTTACTTTAG
- a CDS encoding DUF3047 domain-containing protein, producing the protein MSFKKIFIAFTILTTTTLTSAVFALDIPKLFNFRNRSSLDNWQEKIFKDKVLYTVETAHQEGYLSAKSNQSCSGLFYKIRFNPRKFPMISWKWKVLKFPDKSKSVRASGGWVEKDDYPARVYVIFPSILFTNTKSIEYVWDETTEEETYMSSPYFKNIKIIVIESGKENLNRWVYEERNINDDYIQLFGKKPPNVGAIAIMTDADNTASSAEALYAEIKVGYKNE; encoded by the coding sequence ATGAGCTTTAAAAAAATATTTATAGCCTTCACAATATTAACAACCACTACGTTAACCTCTGCGGTATTTGCTCTGGATATTCCAAAACTATTCAACTTTAGAAACAGAAGTTCTCTGGATAACTGGCAAGAGAAGATATTTAAAGATAAAGTTCTCTATACAGTTGAGACTGCTCATCAGGAAGGATATCTCTCTGCTAAGAGTAATCAATCCTGCTCAGGACTCTTCTATAAAATAAGATTCAACCCTCGGAAGTTTCCCATGATAAGCTGGAAATGGAAAGTATTAAAATTCCCTGATAAATCAAAATCAGTAAGGGCTTCGGGCGGCTGGGTAGAGAAAGATGATTATCCGGCAAGGGTATATGTGATATTCCCAAGCATATTATTTACCAACACAAAATCGATAGAGTACGTCTGGGATGAAACAACGGAAGAAGAAACATATATGAGCAGCCCTTACTTTAAAAATATCAAGATAATAGTTATTGAATCGGGAAAAGAGAATTTAAATAGATGGGTCTATGAAGAGCGTAATATAAATGATGACTATATACAGCTCTTTGGCAAAAAGCCTCCAAATGTAGGAGCAATAGCAATTATGACTGATGCAGATAACACAGCCTCTAGCGCAGAAGCGCTATATGCTGAGATAAAAGTGGGGTATAAAAATGAATAA
- a CDS encoding nucleoside deaminase → MDKDRDIEFMELAIAKAIEGVESGQTPFGACIVKNNGIISCCYNRVWAATDITAHAEIVVIREACRKLGSIDLSGCVIYSTTEPCPMCFTAIHWAKIDKIVYGASIEDAKSFGFSELVISSKEMRDIGKGKIEIIPGCLREDSLRLFSIWKGRGNSRVY, encoded by the coding sequence ATGGATAAAGATAGAGATATTGAGTTTATGGAGCTGGCTATTGCTAAGGCAATTGAGGGAGTAGAGAGCGGTCAGACACCCTTTGGGGCTTGTATTGTAAAGAACAATGGGATTATATCGTGCTGTTATAATAGAGTCTGGGCAGCAACCGATATAACGGCTCATGCTGAGATAGTAGTAATAAGAGAAGCTTGCAGGAAGCTGGGTAGTATTGACCTATCGGGCTGCGTAATCTATTCGACAACTGAGCCTTGTCCGATGTGCTTTACAGCTATTCATTGGGCTAAGATAGATAAGATTGTCTATGGTGCTTCAATAGAAGACGCAAAGAGTTTCGGATTTTCTGAACTGGTTATATCCAGCAAGGAGATGAGGGATATAGGTAAAGGTAAGATTGAGATTATACCAGGATGTTTAAGAGAGGATAGCTTAAGATTGTTCAGTATTTGGAAGGGTAGAGGCAATAGCAGGGTTTACTAA
- a CDS encoding PhoU domain-containing protein, with amino-acid sequence MFKNLMRFWKGKDFLNQVLEDFKSMLNDAESMFNLVIKKLLYNEGDLGTLKKEIYGIDSRVNKAEKEIRKRIIEHLSIQPSVDVPTSLLLMSVVKDAERLGDYSKNLFEVSKFLTDPIDKNKYKELFNNIDQEIAVLFKDTKKAFLESDEDTAVASWNYERQIAKRCDETLEKLAKSDISVNEAVCFTLIARYFKRIAAHLTNIATSVVLPLSDLDYFDEKR; translated from the coding sequence ATGTTTAAGAATTTAATGCGTTTTTGGAAGGGTAAAGATTTCTTGAATCAGGTGCTTGAGGATTTTAAATCTATGCTTAACGATGCGGAGAGCATGTTTAATCTAGTTATTAAGAAACTTCTTTATAACGAAGGAGATTTAGGTACTCTAAAAAAAGAGATATATGGAATAGATAGTAGAGTAAATAAAGCTGAAAAAGAGATTAGGAAAAGGATTATAGAACATCTTTCGATTCAGCCTTCAGTTGATGTCCCTACATCACTTCTATTGATGAGCGTTGTAAAAGATGCTGAAAGGTTAGGCGATTATTCTAAAAATCTTTTTGAGGTTAGTAAATTTTTAACTGATCCCATTGATAAGAATAAGTATAAAGAGCTTTTTAATAATATAGATCAGGAGATAGCAGTACTTTTCAAAGATACTAAGAAGGCTTTTTTAGAATCTGATGAAGATACCGCTGTAGCATCCTGGAACTATGAACGTCAGATAGCAAAAAGATGTGATGAGACATTAGAAAAACTGGCTAAAAGCGATATCTCAGTAAATGAGGCGGTATGTTTTACTCTTATTGCAAGATATTTTAAGCGTATAGCAGCGCACCTTACTAATATCGCAACATCTGTAGTTTTACCCTTATCTGATTTAGACTATTTTGATGAGAAGAGATAG
- a CDS encoding peptide chain release factor-like protein: protein MALSKKKQDELKNKMDRLGIKEGDILETFIRSRGRGGQKVNKTSSCVYLKHIPTGIEVKCQRERSQNLNRFFARRRHLNKIEEMILDKESEEKKRIEKIKRQKRKRSKRAKEKMLHDKKIRSKKKEERSHMSVRDALR from the coding sequence ATGGCGTTGAGTAAAAAAAAGCAAGATGAGTTAAAGAATAAAATGGATAGGCTGGGGATTAAAGAAGGCGATATCCTGGAAACGTTTATTCGTTCTAGGGGTCGTGGCGGGCAGAAGGTCAACAAAACATCAAGCTGTGTCTATCTGAAGCATATTCCTACCGGTATTGAGGTTAAATGTCAAAGAGAGCGGTCTCAGAATTTAAACAGGTTTTTTGCAAGAAGAAGGCATCTAAATAAAATTGAAGAGATGATTTTGGATAAAGAGTCAGAAGAGAAAAAGAGAATAGAGAAAATAAAAAGGCAGAAACGCAAGAGGTCAAAAAGAGCTAAAGAAAAAATGTTGCATGATAAAAAGATAAGGTCTAAGAAAAAAGAGGAGAGATCTCATATGTCAGTTAGGGATGCGTTGAGATAA
- a CDS encoding Na/Pi symporter: MKTEALKTLFKIVLVAFFLYLFLLSIGLMSVAFKGFGRGFAESLIQTTSNPLAGLFIGILATSIVQSSSMTTSIIVGMVGSGVITVTNAIPIIMGANIGTTVTNTLVSLGHIGRREEFKRAVSAGTVHDFFNLICVAILFPLHLMTGFLEKMARFMSHIFAGCGGIRFTSPVKMVTKPVINIMKEAVVNIGLSSNISYLLLLISAFFLLFLALYFIVKIMRSVVVRRAEIILNNVISRYGLLAILAGLIFTTIVQSSSITTSLMIPLAAAGVLTVEGVLPIVMGANIGTTTTAILASFATGNISAITIAFVHFLFNVIGVTLIYPIKPLRRIPMFLSTHLGSLAYRRRRYVIFYVLTMFFIIPGILIAMSKFF, encoded by the coding sequence ATGAAAACAGAAGCTTTGAAGACTCTCTTTAAAATTGTATTAGTTGCGTTCTTTCTTTATCTATTTCTTTTAAGCATTGGTCTTATGAGCGTAGCTTTTAAAGGTTTCGGTAGGGGTTTCGCTGAAAGTCTTATCCAGACAACTTCCAATCCTCTTGCAGGTCTGTTCATAGGTATCTTAGCTACGAGTATTGTTCAGAGCTCTTCCATGACTACCTCTATTATTGTCGGCATGGTTGGTTCAGGTGTTATTACTGTTACAAATGCTATTCCGATAATTATGGGTGCGAATATCGGTACTACTGTTACAAATACGCTTGTCTCTTTGGGTCATATCGGTAGGCGTGAAGAATTTAAAAGGGCTGTAAGTGCCGGTACTGTACATGATTTTTTTAACCTTATCTGTGTAGCTATATTGTTTCCGCTTCATCTGATGACTGGATTTTTAGAGAAGATGGCTAGGTTCATGAGTCATATATTTGCAGGCTGTGGTGGTATTAGGTTTACAAGCCCTGTTAAGATGGTAACCAAACCGGTCATAAATATTATGAAGGAAGCCGTTGTCAACATAGGTTTGTCATCTAATATATCTTACCTGCTGCTTTTGATATCTGCATTTTTTTTATTATTTCTAGCGTTGTATTTTATAGTTAAGATTATGCGTTCTGTCGTAGTCCGCAGAGCTGAGATAATTTTGAATAATGTTATCAGTCGTTATGGATTATTGGCTATTCTGGCCGGACTTATCTTTACAACTATAGTCCAGAGCAGTTCTATTACTACTTCTTTAATGATTCCGCTTGCAGCTGCTGGGGTGCTTACAGTTGAAGGGGTGCTTCCTATTGTTATGGGTGCAAATATAGGCACGACTACAACTGCTATACTCGCATCCTTTGCTACTGGGAATATCTCTGCTATAACAATTGCTTTTGTGCACTTTCTTTTTAATGTTATTGGCGTAACATTGATCTATCCTATAAAGCCTTTGAGAAGAATTCCTATGTTTCTCTCTACTCATCTCGGTTCTCTGGCTTATAGGAGAAGACGTTATGTTATCTTTTATGTTTTAACGATGTTTTTTATAATTCCGGGCATATTGATTGCTATGTCTAAATTTTTTTAA
- a CDS encoding citrate/2-methylcitrate synthase has translation MSSKEIKDIKSLILDAKKEAHKCKEKDIKPAFTGPIDWPVECTVGPGLEGAIACESAIGYVHGAQGELIYRGYDVFDLCAYSTFEEVSYLLLYGNLPTKSKLNKFKKDLTVSRSIPQTIRLLMGFPVKDINTMAALRIGTNFMRHERTFIDRAEYHPDIKTAISSDEDSIPMETYPTGEEHAIYEFKKKVVKKPREVEGDLHDPMAEQAYVDLIAGVSSVVGAVSRFKADSFPVDPDPELSHAGNLIYMITGRKPDPVEERIMDIALILHADHGMNASTFATMVVASTLSDIYFAVGSGIAALSGPLHGGANEQVLSMLSEIEASSNVDSWYQNARDKKIKIMGFGHRVYKAYDPRARVLGPLAEYLIKSKGDRDAKNLFTTARKLEKKVVSTLGKDKRIFPNVDFYSGLVYSALGIPKELFTPIFAASRVSGWTARVREYHMHNRIFRPRAVYSGELNKKYISIEKR, from the coding sequence ATGAGCAGTAAAGAGATTAAAGATATTAAAAGTTTGATATTGGACGCTAAGAAAGAAGCCCATAAGTGTAAAGAGAAGGATATCAAGCCTGCTTTTACAGGCCCTATTGATTGGCCTGTAGAATGTACTGTTGGTCCGGGATTAGAAGGTGCCATTGCTTGCGAGAGTGCGATTGGCTATGTTCATGGTGCTCAAGGTGAACTTATATATAGAGGTTATGATGTATTTGATCTCTGTGCCTATTCGACATTTGAGGAGGTATCATACCTTCTTTTATACGGTAATTTGCCTACTAAATCTAAGTTAAATAAATTTAAGAAGGATTTGACAGTATCAAGATCTATTCCTCAAACAATACGTCTTTTAATGGGTTTTCCCGTTAAAGATATCAATACTATGGCAGCCTTACGTATAGGCACTAACTTTATGCGCCATGAAAGGACTTTTATTGACAGAGCTGAATATCATCCTGATATTAAAACAGCTATTAGTTCCGATGAAGACTCTATCCCCATGGAGACCTATCCTACAGGAGAAGAGCATGCAATATATGAGTTTAAAAAGAAAGTTGTTAAGAAGCCGAGAGAAGTGGAGGGAGATCTTCATGATCCCATGGCTGAGCAAGCCTACGTTGACTTAATAGCCGGTGTCTCTTCTGTTGTCGGTGCTGTATCTCGTTTCAAAGCCGACTCTTTTCCGGTTGATCCTGATCCCGAATTGAGTCATGCTGGAAATTTAATATATATGATTACAGGTAGAAAGCCTGATCCCGTTGAAGAGCGTATTATGGATATAGCACTTATCCTCCATGCAGATCATGGTATGAATGCCAGTACTTTTGCTACTATGGTTGTGGCTTCAACTTTGTCAGATATCTATTTTGCGGTTGGTTCAGGTATAGCTGCTCTAAGCGGTCCTCTTCATGGAGGGGCAAATGAGCAGGTTTTAAGCATGCTTAGTGAGATTGAAGCCAGCAGTAATGTCGATTCTTGGTATCAGAATGCCAGAGATAAAAAGATAAAAATCATGGGTTTTGGGCATCGAGTCTATAAAGCCTATGATCCAAGAGCTAGAGTTTTAGGACCTTTAGCAGAATACCTTATTAAGAGCAAGGGTGATAGAGATGCCAAAAATCTGTTTACAACTGCAAGAAAATTAGAGAAGAAGGTTGTATCTACCTTGGGTAAAGATAAGAGGATATTTCCCAATGTTGATTTTTATTCCGGTCTTGTCTATAGCGCTTTAGGTATACCGAAAGAGCTGTTTACCCCCATATTTGCAGCAAGCAGGGTGTCTGGCTGGACCGCACGAGTAAGAGAGTATCATATGCACAATCGTATCTTTCGTCCTCGAGCTGTCTATTCTGGTGAACTTAATAAAAAATATATTTCAATAGAAAAACGCTAA